A region of Chitinophaga horti DNA encodes the following proteins:
- a CDS encoding tagaturonate reductase yields MLPKLSKHHVIADKASGIPPACFDYPEKILQFGTGVLLRGLVDYLVDKANKQGIFQGRVVVVKSTDGSTADFDSQDCLYTTNIKGQEKGQLVNRRLINASIARVLQSNADWSKVLEAVRQEQLNIIISNTTEVGIQYVEEKVDGVVPASYPGKLLAVLLERYRHFNGAADKGFVIVPTELVVDNGRLLKDIVLKLALFNEMEHAFVQWINTANTFCSSLVDRIVPGKPKDLAAQNEAAGYEDGLWIDAEPFLLWAIEGNAAVAERLSFKQADERMLVAEDITPYREQKLRILNGSHTAAVTVGYLSGLNTVYECMQNPVMKRFFDTVVLEEILPTLKDLGPQTEVFAKDVLDRFANPFIEHKLISITFQQSSKTNARNVRTIMRYYDQYKMLPPMITIGFAASLLFLKPARQEGGKFQGKRGDTFYDYNDDNIAIFAAYWHGVNIVDKAAVAAMVQQVLGDSRLWETGLHEVPGFADAIAEHLFGMLQQGVSVYVSNYSKVH; encoded by the coding sequence ATGCTGCCTAAACTTAGCAAGCACCACGTTATTGCCGATAAGGCATCAGGCATTCCCCCTGCCTGTTTCGATTATCCTGAGAAGATACTGCAATTCGGTACCGGAGTGCTGCTGCGCGGACTCGTAGATTATCTCGTTGACAAGGCCAACAAGCAGGGTATTTTCCAGGGACGTGTAGTAGTGGTGAAATCTACCGACGGCAGTACCGCCGATTTCGATAGCCAGGACTGCCTGTACACCACGAACATCAAAGGCCAGGAGAAAGGCCAGCTGGTAAATCGCCGCCTTATCAACGCTTCTATTGCCCGTGTTCTGCAATCGAATGCAGATTGGAGCAAAGTGTTGGAAGCGGTAAGGCAGGAACAGTTGAATATCATCATCTCTAATACCACGGAAGTGGGCATTCAATATGTGGAAGAGAAGGTAGATGGGGTAGTACCCGCCTCTTACCCGGGCAAACTGCTGGCCGTGTTGCTGGAGCGCTATCGTCACTTTAACGGCGCGGCCGATAAAGGCTTTGTGATCGTGCCTACCGAACTGGTAGTGGATAACGGGCGTTTGCTGAAGGACATCGTGCTGAAACTGGCGCTGTTCAACGAAATGGAACATGCGTTCGTGCAGTGGATCAATACGGCGAACACGTTTTGCAGCTCGCTGGTGGACAGGATCGTGCCGGGTAAACCGAAGGACCTGGCGGCACAAAACGAGGCGGCAGGTTACGAAGATGGGCTTTGGATAGATGCGGAACCTTTCCTGCTGTGGGCGATTGAAGGCAATGCAGCCGTGGCAGAGCGGTTAAGCTTTAAACAGGCCGACGAGCGTATGCTCGTGGCGGAGGACATTACACCCTACCGCGAGCAAAAACTTCGTATCCTCAATGGCAGTCATACCGCAGCGGTAACGGTAGGTTATCTTTCAGGATTGAATACGGTGTACGAGTGTATGCAAAACCCGGTGATGAAGCGCTTCTTCGACACCGTCGTGCTGGAGGAAATTCTGCCCACGCTCAAAGACCTGGGCCCGCAAACGGAAGTTTTCGCAAAGGATGTACTGGACAGGTTTGCCAACCCGTTCATAGAGCATAAACTGATCAGCATTACGTTCCAGCAAAGTTCTAAAACTAACGCCCGTAACGTACGTACCATTATGCGGTATTACGATCAGTATAAAATGCTGCCGCCGATGATCACCATCGGTTTTGCGGCGAGCCTGCTGTTCCTGAAACCTGCAAGGCAGGAGGGAGGCAAGTTCCAGGGTAAACGTGGCGATACTTTTTATGATTACAATGATGATAATATTGCCATCTTTGCCGCTTACTGGCATGGCGTAAATATAGTCGATAAGGCTGCCGTAGCCGCAATGGTACAGCAGGTGCTGGGCGACAGCCGCCTGTGGGAAACCGGTTTGCATGAAGTGCCGGGCTTCGCCGATGCGATTGCTGAACACCTGTTTGGTATGTTGCAGCAGGGCGTGAGTGTGTATGTTTCTAATTATTCAAAGGTCCATTAG
- the mnmA gene encoding tRNA 2-thiouridine(34) synthase MnmA: MSRHGKVLVAMSGGIDSTVTALMLHEQGYEVVGITMKTWDYASAGASKKETGCCNLDSFNDARAAAVHHGFPHFVLDIREEFGNFVIDNFVDEYMAGRTPNPCVLCNTHIKWRALMKRADAMDCEFIATGHYGQVRIENDRGVISKGIDELKDQSYVLWGLKQDVVKRTLLPLGKYRKTEIRQMAFDFGYPELAKKAESYEICFVPDNDYRGFLKRRIEGLEEQVDGGNFVLRDGSIVGKHKGYPFYTIGQRKGLDIALGKPVYVTEIIPETNTVVLGDEEDLNKNDMLVNGINMMKYETIPDGMEVVTKIRYKDKGALSNVYDEGGNARIRFYEPVKGIAPGQSAVFYEGDDVVGGGIIRSGSIFG; this comes from the coding sequence ATGAGCAGACATGGAAAAGTGCTGGTAGCCATGAGCGGTGGGATTGACAGTACCGTTACCGCCCTCATGCTGCATGAGCAGGGATATGAAGTGGTGGGCATCACCATGAAGACCTGGGATTACGCATCCGCCGGCGCTTCCAAGAAGGAGACCGGCTGCTGTAACCTGGACAGCTTCAACGACGCCCGCGCAGCTGCCGTGCATCACGGGTTTCCGCATTTCGTGCTGGACATTCGTGAGGAGTTCGGCAACTTTGTAATTGACAATTTCGTGGACGAATATATGGCTGGCCGTACCCCCAACCCGTGCGTGCTTTGCAACACCCATATCAAGTGGCGCGCGCTGATGAAACGTGCCGATGCGATGGATTGCGAATTTATAGCCACCGGCCACTACGGCCAGGTACGTATCGAAAACGACCGCGGCGTTATCAGCAAGGGCATCGACGAGCTGAAGGACCAGAGTTACGTGCTTTGGGGCCTGAAGCAGGACGTGGTAAAACGTACGCTCCTGCCCCTGGGTAAATACCGTAAAACAGAAATCCGCCAGATGGCGTTCGACTTTGGTTACCCGGAACTGGCGAAGAAGGCGGAAAGCTATGAAATATGCTTTGTGCCGGATAACGACTACCGTGGTTTCCTGAAGCGCCGTATCGAAGGGCTGGAAGAACAGGTCGACGGCGGCAATTTCGTGCTGCGTGACGGCTCTATCGTGGGTAAACACAAGGGTTACCCCTTCTACACCATCGGTCAGCGTAAAGGGCTGGATATTGCCCTTGGCAAGCCGGTGTACGTAACTGAGATCATTCCCGAAACCAATACCGTGGTATTAGGTGATGAGGAAGACCTGAACAAGAATGATATGCTGGTTAACGGCATCAACATGATGAAATACGAAACGATTCCGGATGGAATGGAAGTAGTGACCAAGATCCGTTATAAGGATAAAGGCGCGCTGAGTAACGTATACGACGAAGGCGGCAACGCCCGCATCCGGTTTTACGAGCCGGTGAAGGGGATTGCACCGGGACAGTCGGCTGTGTTTTACGAAGGCGACGATGTAGTTGGCGGCGGTATTATCCGCAGCGGCAGCATCTTTGGTTAA
- a CDS encoding S8 family serine peptidase, with the protein MKRNHLLTAIFTLLLLAGTAPRIQAQTFTKHVITFNDKNGSPYTIGNPHAYLSPKAIQRRRRQGIAIQTSDLPVSPRYVDSLKAVPGVDILYTSRWFNQAVIQVANPAALQKVQTFSFVSATSAIAGRVAAPNGEAAVKFNARTASYDYGSATGQISIHEGAYLHDKGFTGDGMLIAVLDAGFPGVNTAAPFKHLSERGRIKGTRDFVSGGNNVYTSSTHGTLCLSTMAARSAQMTGTAPNASYVLLRTEEDGKEQPIEENNWIAGAEYADSIGADVISSSLGYTTFDNPSFNHTYFDLTGDATQITQAADMAAAKGMIVVNSAGNEGNSSWIYITPPADGDSVLAVGAVNAAGQAVSFSGYGPTADGVIKPDVVGVGAGTQLIAPGGQLTAGNGTSYATPIVAGLVTCLWQAFPQRTNMEIINVVKASSSHFQTPEDQIGYGIPNFRMAYDSLYRRSQQDTAFIRGLLKEETLKVTPNPFYSQLYIYYQSASNEDVHLRLVDNNGKTLAQRKVFGTEAAYGYYSWQEATFSGLPAGIYYLQFIQGRKKRTARVLKL; encoded by the coding sequence ATGAAACGAAACCACCTGCTAACGGCTATTTTTACCCTCCTGCTGCTCGCAGGTACCGCCCCCCGCATACAAGCCCAGACGTTTACCAAACATGTGATCACGTTCAACGATAAAAACGGGAGCCCGTACACGATCGGCAATCCGCATGCGTACTTATCCCCTAAAGCCATTCAGCGCCGGCGCCGGCAGGGCATTGCCATCCAAACCAGCGACCTGCCCGTTTCGCCGCGTTATGTCGATAGCCTGAAAGCCGTGCCCGGCGTAGATATCTTGTACACGTCGCGCTGGTTCAACCAGGCGGTGATACAGGTGGCAAATCCGGCCGCGCTGCAAAAGGTACAGACGTTTTCATTTGTGAGTGCTACTTCGGCTATTGCAGGCAGAGTGGCAGCGCCTAATGGTGAGGCCGCGGTGAAGTTCAATGCCCGCACCGCTTCCTATGATTACGGTTCTGCCACGGGGCAAATCAGCATACATGAAGGTGCTTACCTGCACGACAAAGGTTTTACGGGAGATGGGATGCTCATCGCCGTACTGGACGCCGGTTTCCCGGGCGTGAACACGGCAGCACCGTTTAAACATCTTTCAGAACGGGGCCGCATCAAAGGCACCCGCGATTTTGTAAGCGGTGGCAATAACGTGTACACTTCCAGCACGCACGGTACGCTGTGCCTGTCCACCATGGCCGCCCGTTCCGCACAGATGACGGGCACCGCGCCCAACGCTTCGTACGTTTTGCTACGCACGGAGGAAGACGGCAAAGAACAGCCGATCGAAGAAAACAACTGGATCGCCGGCGCGGAATATGCAGACAGCATCGGGGCGGATGTGATCTCCTCCTCGCTGGGCTACACCACTTTCGACAATCCCTCGTTCAACCATACTTACTTCGACCTCACCGGCGATGCCACGCAAATCACACAGGCAGCGGATATGGCCGCCGCCAAAGGTATGATCGTGGTAAACTCAGCTGGTAACGAAGGAAACAGCAGCTGGATATACATCACACCACCCGCCGATGGAGACAGTGTACTGGCAGTAGGTGCAGTTAATGCAGCGGGACAAGCGGTGAGTTTCAGCGGCTACGGCCCCACCGCAGATGGTGTAATAAAACCGGACGTTGTAGGCGTGGGCGCAGGCACGCAATTAATTGCACCGGGCGGACAACTGACTGCCGGCAACGGCACCTCATACGCCACGCCGATCGTAGCCGGACTGGTGACCTGCCTCTGGCAGGCATTCCCGCAACGCACGAATATGGAAATCATCAACGTCGTAAAAGCCAGCAGCAGCCACTTTCAAACACCGGAAGACCAGATCGGTTATGGCATTCCCAACTTCCGTATGGCTTACGATAGTTTGTACCGCCGCTCGCAGCAGGACACGGCCTTCATTCGCGGGCTGTTAAAAGAGGAAACGCTGAAAGTAACGCCGAACCCGTTTTACAGTCAGCTTTACATCTATTATCAATCTGCATCAAACGAAGATGTACATCTGCGATTGGTAGACAATAACGGCAAAACATTGGCGCAGCGGAAGGTGTTTGGTACCGAAGCAGCATACGGGTATTATTCCTGGCAGGAAGCGACGTTCAGCGGTTTACCGGCGGGCATTTATTATCTGCAGTTTATACAAGGGAGAAAAAAGCGGACGGCGAGGGTGTTAAAATTGTAG
- a CDS encoding Fmu (Sun) domain-containing protein, with protein sequence MTRWENYLLTTKKILDQYNGSLPLHHFLKTFFKANPQMGSRDRKQISQLVYNYFRLGHWNNATMQRDDRILIALFLCEIAPNPLLEFFRPAWNAQTALSLKDKLQFLELPAVDDVFPFAKELSDGIDAAAYSASFLQQPHLYIRARYNKQQDIIQLLEKAGISYALPGGTAIALPNGTKVDAIITDKSWYEIQDLSSQETGQLLQPAAKSYWWDCCAASGGKSILLKDIQPNIELLVSDVRTSILENLQRRFKEAGIKNYHAKVLDLTDEQVDAILPRNQFDNILLDAPCSGSGTWGRTPENLYYFETTKIEHYQSLQKRIASNVVKCLKPGGALVYITCSVFRKENEEVVAYIEKELGLQLQQGGVIKGYDRSADTMFAARFVKV encoded by the coding sequence ATGACAAGATGGGAAAATTATCTCCTAACTACCAAAAAAATACTGGACCAGTATAACGGCAGCCTGCCCCTGCATCACTTCCTGAAAACGTTTTTCAAAGCCAACCCGCAAATGGGTAGTCGTGACCGTAAGCAGATCAGCCAGCTGGTGTATAATTATTTCCGTCTCGGTCACTGGAACAACGCCACCATGCAGCGCGACGATCGTATCCTGATCGCGCTTTTTCTTTGCGAAATAGCTCCTAATCCGTTGCTGGAGTTCTTTCGCCCCGCCTGGAACGCGCAAACCGCGTTATCGCTTAAGGACAAGCTGCAGTTCCTGGAATTACCTGCCGTTGACGACGTTTTTCCTTTTGCGAAGGAACTGTCCGATGGCATAGATGCTGCAGCTTATTCCGCTTCTTTTTTACAGCAACCGCACCTGTACATCCGCGCCCGTTACAACAAGCAGCAGGACATCATCCAGCTGCTGGAGAAAGCCGGTATTAGTTACGCTTTGCCTGGGGGTACTGCCATCGCGCTTCCTAACGGAACGAAAGTAGATGCCATTATCACCGACAAAAGCTGGTACGAGATCCAGGATTTGTCGAGCCAGGAAACCGGTCAGCTGTTGCAGCCGGCCGCGAAAAGTTACTGGTGGGACTGTTGCGCTGCCAGCGGCGGTAAATCCATCTTACTAAAAGATATCCAACCTAATATAGAACTGCTCGTCAGCGATGTACGCACGTCCATCCTCGAAAACCTTCAACGGCGCTTCAAGGAAGCCGGCATCAAAAACTACCACGCTAAAGTACTCGACCTCACCGACGAGCAGGTAGACGCGATCCTGCCGCGCAACCAGTTCGACAACATCCTACTCGATGCACCCTGCAGTGGCTCGGGCACCTGGGGCCGTACACCGGAAAACTTATACTATTTCGAAACCACGAAAATCGAACACTATCAATCCCTGCAGAAACGAATTGCCTCCAACGTGGTGAAATGCCTGAAACCCGGTGGGGCGTTGGTGTACATCACCTGTTCTGTGTTCAGGAAAGAGAATGAAGAGGTGGTAGCTTACATAGAGAAAGAGTTAGGCCTGCAATTGCAGCAGGGCGGCGTGATTAAGGGGTATGACCGGTCGGCGGATACGATGTTTGCAGCGAGGTTTGTGAAGGTGTAA
- the odhB gene encoding 2-oxoglutarate dehydrogenase complex dihydrolipoyllysine-residue succinyltransferase yields MVIEIKVPTVGESISEVTIAKWLKKDGDYVQQDEVLCEMESEKATFELNAEKPGILKIKANEGDTLNIGDVACTIDTAAAAPAGAASAPDAAPAKEAAPAPAAAAAPAPAGKGVIEIKVPTVGESISEVTLVKWTKKTGDYVERDDVLCELESEKATFELNAEEAGVLTTIAKEGDTLNIGDIACKIDTDAARPAGQAAPATAPAAPKQDAKPAAQQTPATAIPNDIKATPLAAAVIADKHVDPTSIKGSGQGGKILRDDVWAALQNPGVAIGHELNTRKERREKMSNLRKTVSRRLVEAKNTTAMLTTFNEVDMTEIMAIRAKYKETFKTAHGVNLGFMSFFTKAVCFALAEFPAVNAYIDGEELVYHDYADVSIAVSAPKGLVVPVIRNAESLSMAEIEKKVVELATKARDNKLTMDEMTGGTFTITNGGVFGSLMSTPIINIPQSAILGMHKIQDRPMAINGQVVIRPMMYIALSYDHRIIDGRESVSFLVRVKEMLENPEQLLFGRDPVKTLLNVK; encoded by the coding sequence ATGGTTATCGAAATTAAAGTTCCTACGGTAGGAGAATCTATTAGCGAGGTAACAATAGCAAAATGGCTGAAAAAGGATGGCGATTATGTACAACAGGACGAAGTGTTGTGCGAAATGGAATCTGAGAAGGCAACGTTTGAACTGAATGCCGAAAAGCCCGGTATATTGAAGATAAAGGCTAACGAAGGCGACACCCTTAACATCGGTGACGTGGCCTGTACCATAGACACTGCCGCTGCCGCCCCGGCCGGCGCTGCTTCAGCCCCTGATGCCGCTCCCGCGAAGGAAGCTGCTCCCGCTCCGGCTGCTGCCGCTGCCCCAGCCCCTGCAGGCAAAGGTGTGATCGAGATCAAAGTGCCTACTGTCGGCGAATCTATCAGCGAGGTAACCCTCGTAAAATGGACGAAAAAGACGGGCGATTATGTAGAGCGCGACGACGTGCTTTGCGAACTCGAATCAGAAAAAGCAACCTTTGAGCTGAACGCGGAAGAAGCGGGCGTGCTCACTACTATAGCAAAAGAAGGCGATACGCTGAACATCGGCGACATCGCCTGTAAAATCGATACCGATGCGGCAAGACCAGCGGGTCAGGCTGCACCTGCTACTGCTCCGGCTGCACCTAAACAGGATGCAAAACCGGCTGCACAGCAAACCCCGGCTACGGCTATCCCGAACGATATTAAAGCGACGCCGCTGGCTGCTGCCGTTATCGCGGACAAACACGTAGATCCAACCTCAATCAAAGGTTCCGGCCAGGGTGGTAAAATCCTGCGCGACGACGTTTGGGCTGCTTTGCAGAACCCGGGCGTAGCGATCGGGCACGAACTGAATACCCGCAAAGAGCGCCGCGAAAAAATGAGCAACCTGCGTAAAACCGTTTCCCGCCGCCTGGTAGAAGCGAAAAATACAACGGCGATGCTCACCACTTTCAACGAGGTGGACATGACCGAGATCATGGCGATCCGCGCGAAATACAAAGAGACTTTTAAAACCGCACATGGTGTAAACCTCGGTTTCATGAGCTTCTTTACTAAGGCGGTTTGCTTTGCCCTGGCGGAGTTCCCGGCGGTAAACGCTTACATCGACGGCGAAGAGCTGGTGTACCACGATTACGCCGACGTATCCATCGCGGTATCTGCGCCAAAAGGCCTGGTAGTGCCGGTGATCCGCAACGCGGAAAGCCTGAGCATGGCCGAGATCGAGAAGAAAGTGGTAGAATTGGCAACCAAAGCCCGTGACAATAAGTTAACGATGGACGAAATGACCGGCGGTACCTTCACGATCACCAATGGTGGCGTGTTTGGCTCACTCATGAGCACCCCGATCATCAACATCCCTCAATCCGCGATCCTCGGTATGCACAAAATCCAGGACCGCCCAATGGCCATCAACGGCCAGGTGGTGATCCGCCCGATGATGTACATCGCCCTCAGCTACGACCACCGCATCATCGATGGTCGCGAGTCTGTAAGCTTCCTGGTACGCGTAAAAGAAATGTTGGAAAACCCCGAGCAGCTGCTGTTCGGCCGCGATCCGGTAAAAACTTTACTGAACGTAAAATAA
- a CDS encoding 2-oxoglutarate dehydrogenase E1 component: MKDFSFVTNSHPAYIESLYQDFRKDPASVDPEWIKFFEGFDFAVTNTNGKAATAPAAAGTGLPVTNEQLVKELGAYRLIQAYRKKGHLIAKTNPIRERKDRQANLDLAHFGLSDADLKTEFFAGQIIGLGKAPLEKILEHVKRVYATSVGIEFTYINDFQKLEWLQKEMETTMSKPLGVEQKKRILLKLNQGVMFEKFLHTKYIGQKRFSLEGGETTIAALDAIINTAADNAVNEVVIGMAHRGRLNVLANILGKTYEQIFSEFEGSAIPDTTMGSGDVKYHLGFRAQIQTPGGKDVNLQLTPNPSHLEVVDPVVVGFARSKADVIYNSDYDKILPILIHGDAAIAGQGVVYEVAQMSKLKGYYTGGTIHYVINNQIGFTTDFEDARSSDYCTSVAAIVQAPVFHVNGDDAEAVVKIAEIATRYRQEFNSDIYIDMVCYRRHGHNEGDDPKFTQPKLYEAIDKHANPREVYSKQLIANGDVDAALATEMEKVFWSELQERLDEVKQHPLPYSRQKPEQAWLELRKSTPEDFHKSPDTAISQEQFDKVFKAIMAIPEGFKPLKKVEKLLAEKQKLFQEQQLLDWASGELMAYGSLLNEGHDVRLSGQDVKRGTFSHRHAVLRSEENDQEYSRLSKIDDKQGQFRIYNSLLSEFAVVGFEYGYSIANPETLTIWEAQFGDFSNGAQTLIDQFISSAETKWGKMSGLTLLLPHGYEGQGPEHSSARLERFLQMCAEYNMIITNCTTASSFFHALRRQLAFPFRKPMINFAPKANLRHVRSYSPASEFTSGGFKEVLDDPYIDDASKVKKVLLCSGKMYFDLSEKQMKENRKDVAVVRMEQLYPLPVVQLEAIAQKYKGATWFWVQEEPLNMGAASYLQMNLKQLNYGVISRNPSAATATGYAKVHAQEQAEIIETAFSI; this comes from the coding sequence ATGAAGGACTTTTCATTTGTCACCAATTCACACCCGGCGTATATCGAATCGTTGTATCAGGATTTCAGAAAAGATCCTGCGAGTGTAGATCCTGAGTGGATCAAGTTTTTTGAGGGGTTTGACTTTGCGGTTACCAACACTAATGGTAAAGCCGCAACTGCCCCTGCCGCCGCAGGTACTGGATTACCGGTGACCAATGAGCAGCTGGTGAAAGAGCTGGGTGCTTATCGCCTGATACAGGCCTACCGCAAAAAAGGTCACCTGATCGCTAAAACCAATCCCATCCGGGAAAGGAAAGATCGTCAGGCTAACCTCGATCTCGCTCATTTCGGCCTCTCCGACGCCGATCTGAAAACTGAGTTCTTCGCCGGGCAGATTATCGGACTGGGTAAAGCCCCGCTCGAAAAGATCCTGGAGCATGTAAAACGCGTGTACGCCACTTCTGTAGGTATCGAATTTACCTACATCAACGATTTCCAGAAACTGGAATGGCTCCAGAAGGAAATGGAGACGACCATGAGCAAACCGCTGGGCGTTGAACAGAAAAAACGCATCCTCCTGAAATTGAACCAGGGGGTGATGTTCGAAAAATTCCTGCACACCAAATATATAGGACAAAAACGCTTCTCGCTCGAAGGTGGTGAAACCACCATCGCGGCGCTGGATGCCATCATCAACACGGCTGCCGATAACGCGGTGAACGAAGTGGTGATCGGTATGGCACACCGCGGCCGACTGAACGTGCTGGCCAACATTCTTGGCAAAACGTACGAGCAGATCTTCTCTGAGTTCGAAGGCAGCGCCATTCCCGATACGACCATGGGCAGCGGCGACGTGAAGTACCACCTGGGCTTCCGCGCGCAGATCCAAACGCCGGGCGGTAAAGACGTAAACCTGCAACTGACGCCTAACCCTTCCCACCTGGAAGTGGTAGACCCGGTGGTGGTGGGCTTCGCCCGCAGCAAGGCGGACGTGATCTACAACAGCGATTACGATAAGATCCTTCCCATCCTCATCCACGGCGACGCGGCCATTGCAGGCCAGGGCGTAGTGTACGAGGTGGCGCAAATGAGCAAACTGAAAGGTTATTATACAGGCGGTACCATCCACTATGTGATCAACAACCAGATCGGTTTTACCACCGATTTTGAAGACGCCCGCTCTTCCGACTACTGTACCAGCGTAGCCGCTATCGTACAGGCGCCGGTGTTTCACGTAAATGGCGACGACGCCGAAGCGGTTGTGAAAATAGCCGAAATCGCTACCCGTTATCGTCAGGAGTTTAATTCCGACATCTATATAGATATGGTGTGCTACCGCCGCCATGGACATAACGAAGGCGACGATCCGAAATTCACGCAGCCTAAACTGTACGAAGCGATCGACAAACACGCCAATCCGCGCGAAGTATACAGCAAACAACTGATCGCCAATGGCGATGTGGATGCTGCCCTCGCAACGGAAATGGAAAAAGTGTTCTGGTCAGAACTGCAGGAGCGCCTGGACGAAGTAAAACAGCACCCGCTGCCTTACAGCCGCCAGAAGCCAGAGCAGGCATGGCTGGAACTGCGTAAGTCAACCCCGGAAGATTTCCATAAATCACCCGATACGGCTATTTCGCAGGAGCAGTTCGATAAGGTGTTTAAAGCCATCATGGCCATCCCCGAAGGATTTAAGCCACTGAAAAAGGTAGAAAAACTGCTGGCTGAAAAACAGAAACTTTTCCAGGAACAACAACTGCTCGACTGGGCGTCAGGTGAACTGATGGCTTACGGCAGCCTGTTGAACGAAGGTCATGACGTTCGCCTCAGCGGCCAGGACGTTAAACGCGGTACTTTCTCGCACCGCCACGCCGTACTGCGCAGCGAAGAAAATGACCAGGAATACAGCCGTCTGAGTAAGATCGACGACAAACAAGGTCAGTTCAGAATTTACAACTCCCTGCTCAGCGAGTTCGCTGTAGTAGGTTTCGAATATGGTTACTCCATCGCCAATCCCGAAACGCTTACCATCTGGGAAGCGCAGTTCGGTGACTTCAGCAACGGTGCGCAAACCCTGATCGACCAGTTCATTTCCTCAGCGGAGACGAAGTGGGGTAAGATGAGCGGTTTAACGCTACTGCTGCCGCATGGTTACGAAGGTCAGGGTCCGGAGCACTCCAGCGCGCGCCTCGAACGTTTCCTACAGATGTGCGCGGAGTATAATATGATCATCACCAACTGTACCACTGCATCCAGCTTCTTCCATGCGTTACGCCGCCAGCTGGCGTTCCCGTTCCGCAAGCCTATGATCAACTTTGCACCGAAAGCCAACCTGCGCCATGTTCGCAGCTACAGCCCGGCCAGCGAGTTTACCAGCGGTGGATTTAAAGAAGTACTGGACGATCCGTATATCGACGATGCATCCAAAGTGAAGAAAGTGTTGCTCTGCTCCGGTAAAATGTATTTCGACCTGAGCGAGAAGCAAATGAAAGAAAACCGTAAAGACGTTGCCGTAGTGCGTATGGAGCAATTGTACCCACTGCCGGTTGTGCAGCTGGAAGCGATCGCGCAGAAGTACAAAGGCGCTACCTGGTTCTGGGTACAGGAAGAGCCGCTCAATATGGGCGCTGCCAGCTACCTGCAAATGAACCTGAAGCAACTGAACTACGGTGTGATCAGCCGTAACCCAAGCGCCGCCACTGCTACCGGTTACGCTAAAGTACACGCACAGGAGCAGGCAGAGATCATCGAAACGGCTTTTAGCATTTAA
- the rpsT gene encoding 30S ribosomal protein S20 — translation MANHKATKKDVRQSRKRNERNRYYGKTTRNAIRDLKAITDKAAAGNELPEVLSMIDKLAKRNVIHKNKAANLKSKLQKSVNALA, via the coding sequence ATGGCAAACCATAAAGCAACGAAAAAAGACGTACGTCAGAGCAGAAAGCGTAATGAGCGTAACCGTTACTACGGTAAAACTACCCGTAATGCCATACGGGATCTGAAAGCAATCACCGATAAGGCTGCTGCCGGTAACGAGCTGCCCGAAGTATTGTCTATGATCGACAAACTGGCTAAACGCAACGTTATTCACAAGAACAAAGCTGCTAACCTGAAGAGCAAACTGCAGAAGTCAGTTAACGCGCTCGCCTAA